In Pseudomonas grandcourensis, the DNA window CCAGCCCATTGTTCGCTGCTTGTGGGAGATCCGGTGAAGCTAGGCGCTTACGCGAAGGGGCGATTTAATCGTAGCGGCGCATCTTGATCACGTGCCGCGGGCTTACATGTTTTCTGTCGCACCTCGCAAAAAGCCTAAGGACTCACAAATGAAGATTCACGTGCTCTCAGATCTACACCTCGAGTTTTCTGATTTCGTACCGCCTCCGAACGTCGCAGACGTGGTGATCTTGGCGGGTGACATACACACCAAGTGTCGTGGCGTGGAATGGGCAAATGAAACCTTCACATGTGAGGTTGTTTATGTCTGTGGAAACCATGAATTTTACGGCGGCCACATCGATCACACCCTGCGCAAAATGCGAGATGCCGCCGCACCCCACGTCCATGTCCTGGAAAACCAGGTGTGGATTCACAGCGAAATACGGTTTTTGGTCACAACGGGGTGGACTGATTTCACATCTACAGGCGACAAACTTGCAGCGTCGATGACGTGTGCAGCGTTTATGAATGATTTCAAGTTGATCAGGGCGAAAGAGAGTTTCCGCCGGCTGCGCCCAGCAGATGTGATTGAGCGAAATCGCGTCGCTTTCGACTTCTTGAAGCGCGAGCTCAGCAAGCCATTCAACGGAACAACCGTCGTCGTTACGCATCATTGTCCCGTCCCCGAAGTCGGCGGTGAAAAACATGATGGCCATCTCAGTGCAGCGTATTTCAACCGCTGGCATTCGCTTCTGCCATTAGCGGATGTTTGGATTTTCGGTCACACGCATCGAGCAGTGGATATTGAGTTAGGCGAATGCCGGATCATTTCGAATCCCCGTGGTTATCCAGGGGAAGAAACCGGATTTATTCCCGATTTGACCATAGAAATCTGATTGCTGAACGGGGGATAGACCAGATGCACTGGATCAAAACTTACGGCGCAGAGCTGTCTGACTTTAGGTTTTTCAAGCTGCCGAA includes these proteins:
- a CDS encoding metallophosphoesterase; protein product: MKIHVLSDLHLEFSDFVPPPNVADVVILAGDIHTKCRGVEWANETFTCEVVYVCGNHEFYGGHIDHTLRKMRDAAAPHVHVLENQVWIHSEIRFLVTTGWTDFTSTGDKLAASMTCAAFMNDFKLIRAKESFRRLRPADVIERNRVAFDFLKRELSKPFNGTTVVVTHHCPVPEVGGEKHDGHLSAAYFNRWHSLLPLADVWIFGHTHRAVDIELGECRIISNPRGYPGEETGFIPDLTIEI